The following proteins come from a genomic window of Streptomyces uncialis:
- a CDS encoding Uma2 family endonuclease, with protein MTTTPSTAPRRSAERCYSPPAPASRTSAPAHRGRRPFVDTADVLLVVEITTADTAVTDRITRPVLYAEAGIGHLWRLDLEPAPHLRVGALEGGAYATVARVPAGRSARIPAPLAVQLAPAGLAAPPAR; from the coding sequence TTGACGACAACGCCTTCCACCGCACCGAGACGGTCGGCGGAGCGCTGCTACTCACCCCCCGCCCCGGCGTCGCGCACCAGCGCGCCGGCGCACCGCGGCCGCCGCCCCTTCGTCGACACCGCCGACGTCCTCCTGGTCGTCGAGATCACCACGGCGGACACCGCGGTGACCGACCGGATCACCAGGCCCGTGCTGTACGCCGAGGCGGGCATCGGGCACCTGTGGCGCCTCGATCTGGAGCCCGCGCCGCACCTGCGGGTCGGCGCTCTGGAGGGCGGCGCGTACGCCACGGTGGCCCGCGTCCCGGCCGGGCGCAGCGCCCGGATCCCGGCCCCGCTCGCGGTCCAGCTCGCCCCCGCCGGCCTCGCCGCGCCGCCCGCGCGCTGA
- a CDS encoding pRL2-19, with product MTRLPNPADMSHAMLIALLMHHGGSLELPAAAFETDALGDGRGAHHAVQLAPLGDGTVRLSVVARPPGDNAGTEVRDL from the coding sequence GTGACCCGCCTGCCCAACCCGGCGGACATGTCCCACGCGATGCTCATCGCCCTGCTGATGCACCACGGCGGCTCGTTGGAGCTGCCCGCCGCGGCGTTCGAGACCGACGCCCTGGGCGACGGCCGCGGCGCCCACCACGCGGTGCAGCTCGCCCCGCTCGGCGACGGCACGGTCCGTCTGTCCGTCGTCGCCCGCCCGCCCGGCGACAACGCAGGGACCGAAGTCCGCGACCTCTGA